From Bos javanicus breed banteng chromosome 5, ARS-OSU_banteng_1.0, whole genome shotgun sequence, the proteins below share one genomic window:
- the LOC133248123 gene encoding killer cell lectin-like receptor subfamily I member 1, translating into MLKSMQNKGIVNKQEVIYTEPKFCKSQQQKISKRNQSNVQSREEQVDYMELKLPRSSHFKHRKQKKGKVLHHRSKAWKVITGSLGTLCLVLLTTVCVLLANLYSNKEDPNQKISPVPTVSSKNDECSCDHCSTHWIGFGSSYYHLSSKTKTWMESHAACEELNTHLLKIDIKGELEILSMLEVKGWIGLKINETSESWLWEDGSTVIENLFEFLKMEKDGCAYIEGNYVYTANCSSRKSYVCEFTV; encoded by the exons atgcttaaGAGTATGCAAAACAAAGGTATTGTAAACAAGCAAGAGGTAATCTACACAGAACCAAAATTTTGCAAGTCTCAACAGCAAAAAATATCCAAGAGAAATCAGAGTAATGTCCAGTCAAGAGAAGAGCAAGTAGACTATATGGAACTGAAGTTACCCAGATCTTCTCACTTTaagcacagaaaacagaaaaaaggaaaag tGTTACACCACCGATCTAAGGCCTGGAAAGTGATAACTGGGAGCCTGGGGACCTTGTGCTTGGTCTTGTTGACAACAGTGTGTGTCTTGCTTGCAAACT TATATTCCAACAAAGAAGACCCAAACCAAAAAATATCACCTGTTCCCACTGTATCTTCTAAAAATGATG AATGTTCCTGTGACCATTGTTCAACTCACTGGATTGGATTTGGAAGTAGTTATTATCATCTTTCGAGTAAAACCAAAACCTGGATGGAGAGTCATGCTGCCTGTGAAGAGCTAAATACCCACCTTCTAAAGATCGATATCAAGGGAGAGCTG gaaattttATCAATGCTTGAAGTAAAAGGATGGATAGGTctcaaaatcaatgaaaccagTGAATCCTGGTTATGGGAAGATGGCAGCACAGTAATTGAAAACCT ATTTGAATTCCTGAAAATGGAGAAAGATGGTTGTGCATATATTGAAGGAAATTATGTTTATACTGCTAACTGTTCATCTAGGAAAAGTTACGTGTGTGAGTTTACTGTATAG